Proteins encoded in a region of the Balaenoptera musculus isolate JJ_BM4_2016_0621 chromosome 5, mBalMus1.pri.v3, whole genome shotgun sequence genome:
- the LOC118895392 gene encoding proline-rich protein 11-like: MPKFKQRRIKLKAKVKRFFKRKEASHFLSKLVTPPPPPPSPERVVIPSTDTPLSRSWLRPSWNFKFPNFKDAVKLWTNRVWSTYNWFQNCMARSLEVLKDTIFPPRFCHQELHSLKQWFRILENELRKLQEALKAVSENSSCPSCDQMCHMHGKLTNVPACALTTPGDSGAVLSASLPQPASHLPPPLPPPPPLTAPLLLRKSDLTKALQAGPLKKSGPMQITVKDLLTVKLKKTQSFDERRKLVPSPKAQNPLVTVSDLQRVSLKPKSKVLSTRVTNVFITSGKSQLELRKLLRKVDVERSPGGTPLTNKENMETGTGLTPVMTQVLKRKFQLAHPRSPTQTLPLSTSTSDEQN, translated from the coding sequence ATGCCCAAGTTCAAGCAACGAAGAATAAAGCTAAAAGCCAAAgtgaaaagatttttcaaaagaaaagaagcctCTCACTTTCTGTCTAAGCTAGTTACACCTCCCCCTCCGCCACCATCACCAGAAAGAGTGGTTATTCCTTCAACAGATACACCCCTTAGCAGAAGCTGGCTAAGACCATCCTGGAACTTcaaatttcccaattttaaaGATGCAGTAAAGCTTTGGACAAATAGAGTATGGTCTACATACAACTGGTTTCAGAACTGCATGGCCCGGAGTTTGGAAGTATTGAAAGACACCATCTTCCCACCCCGTTTCTGCCACCAAGAACTTCATAGTCTAAAACAATGGTTTCgcattttggaaaatgaattaCGCAAGCTCCAGGAAGCACTGAAGGCCGTCTCAGAAAATTCTTCCTGTCCAAGCTGTGATCAGATGTGTCACATGCATGGTAAACTTACAAATGTGCCTGCATGTGCTCTAACCACCCCTGGAGACTCCGGGGCTGTACTTTCCGCCTCACTGCCACAGCCAGCCAGTCATCTTCCTCCGCCCCTGCCTCCGCCTCCACCACTGACAGCACCTTTGCTGCTCAGAAAATCTGATCTCACTAAAGCACTTCAGGCtggaccattaaaaaaaagtggacCCATGCAGATAACAGTTAAAGATCTACTGACtgtgaaattaaagaagacacagagtTTTGATGAAAGGAGGAAGCTTGTACCATCACCAAAGGCACAGAATCCACTAGTTACTGTCTCTGACCTGCAGCGCGTTTCCCTGAAACCGAAGTCCAAAGTGTTATCAACTCGAGTTACAAATGTCTTCATTACTTCTGGTAAAAGCCAGTTAGAACTGCGGAAACTACTAAGAAAAGTCGATGTAGAGAGGAGCCCAGGTGGAACCCCACTTaccaataaagaaaatatggaaacaggAACTGGGCTGACCCCAGTAATGACCCAGGTCTTGAAGAGAAAGTTTCAGCTGGCCCACCCTAGAAGCCCAACTCAAACTCTGCCACTTTCTACAAGCACCTCTGATGAACAAAACTGA